In Rhopalosiphum padi isolate XX-2018 chromosome 3, ASM2088224v1, whole genome shotgun sequence, the genomic stretch CTTACAATATCGGACTACACATTTTGTGTCGGGGTTCACTAAAAAATAGGCCGGGGCTGCAATGGTATCAAATCTTGCGTTTTAGGTCCTTCTCTTCAATAAAATCATCTATACAGCTATATCTGCACTATAATTTGATCGTCCGCCCTGCACTACACTAggtttgaaaacaattttttgaatgtACTCGTATTGTATTTAGAAGGAATTGTATTTATCTTATTCACGTATAACACTGCGTTAAAGTCTTTGTGAACTACAGATTGTGCCAAATTGATCGTCTTGTCAATAAGGTGCATCTTACGCATATGTTCCTAGTACCGAATTTTGAGTTTTAAGTCACCCTCTTCAATAAAACCATCTATATACCTGTTATACATCTGCAGTATAAATTGATCGACCGCCCACTACACTCGGTTCGAAAACGATTTGTGGAATGTATTGTATTCAAAAGAAATCGTATTCGTCCTGTTCATATAGAACACTGTGTAATGTATTTGATAACTATAGATGCCATAAGAATGATCCTTCTGCCACAAAATGCATTTTACGCATATGTTCCTAATACCGAATTTTGCGTTTTCAGTCACCCTCTTCAATAATACCATCTATATAGCTATATCTGCAGTATAATTTGATCGACCACCCACTACAATCGGTTCGAAAATGATTTTTggaatgtattgtatttaaaagaaATCGTATTCGTCCTATTCATGTATAACACTACGTTAAAGTCTCTGTGAACTACTGACGGAGCTCGGATGATCGTCTTGTCGACGAGGTGCTCTTTACACATGTAGCCCTGGTACCATATTTTGCGATTTAAGTCACCCTCTTCAATTATACCATCTTTATAGCTAATATCTGCAGTATAATTGGGCCAGCCATCCACTGTACATGGTTTAAAAACGGTTTTTggaatgtattgtatttaaaagaaATCGTATTCGTCCTAATCATATAGAACACtgtgtaatttatttgataactaTGGATGCCACAGGGATGATCCTTCTGCCACAAAATGCATTTTACAAATGTAGCCCTAGCTAGCTGGTACCATATTTTGCGTTTTAAGTCATCCTCTTCGATAATATATCAGCTATATATAGGCCAACGGTTTCCAAACTTTTTTAGCCTCGAAGCATTTTTTTAAGTAGAAGTTTGTCGTGGAGCCCCCAAGAAATATTTAACGTTAATTTTCATCTGTCTGTGTAAATTTATTGTGGTATTACGAACGGAGCCCTTTATAAGCCATTGCGGAGCACAGTTTGGAACCGCTGATATCGGAATATAGCTATATATCTGCAGTATGATTTGATCGGTCGCCCACTCCACTCGGTTCGAAAACGATTTGTGGAATGTATTATGTTCAAAAGAAATCGTATTCGTCCTATTCATATAGAAAACGGTGTAATGTATTAAACAACTATTGATGCCACAGGGATGATCCTTCTGCCACAAAATGCGTCTTACGCATATATTCCTAATACCAAATTTTGCGTTTTCAGTCACCCTCTTCAATAACACCATCTATATGTAgctatatatacagtatattttgaTCGGCCGCCCACTACACTCGGTTCGAAAACGATTTTTGGAGTGTATTGTATTCGAAAGAAATCGTATTCGTCCTATTCATGTATAACACGACTACGTTAAAGTCTCTGTGAACTACTGACGGAGCCCGGATGATCGTCTTGTCGACGAGGTGCTTCTTACACATGTAGCCCTGGTACCATATTTTGCGATTTAAGTCACCCTCTTCAATTATACCatctatatatgcatatatgtagCTATATTTGCAGTATGATTTGGCCGGCTGTCCACTATAATTGGTTCGAAAACGGTTTTTGGAGTGCATTGTATTTAAAAGAAATCGTATTCGTCCTATTCATATAGAAAACGGTGGAATGAATGTATTTTACAGCTATAGATGCCACAGGGATGAACCTTCTGCCACAAAATGCGTCTTACGCATATATTCCTAATACCAAATTTTGCGTTTTATGTCACCCTCTTCAATAATAccatttatatagctatatctGACGTATAATTTGGCCGGCCATCCACTTAATACTTTGTTTAAAAACGATAAGAAATAAAACGAAAGAAATCGTATTCATCCTATTCAGGTGTAATACTACGTTAAAGTCTTTGTGAACAGATTGTGCCAAATTGATCGTCTTGTCGACAAGGTTATCTTACGTATATGTTTCTAGTACCGAATTTTACGTTTTAAGTCATCAGCACCAtcttaaataaaaccatttatcTGCATTCTGCATCAAAATATGATTGATGGTCGCACATTGccgttaaaaaatgttcaattaatgtaatttttaattttttcaaaaatttgatttcaacTCAACTCAATACTAATAACAtagtataattacaataattgattatacCTTTCTCATTGAGCTTAGAGCTTGTGCCGAGTTGGTGGTTATcgatggttattaatttatacaatccAAATAGTAGTTACAACATACATAAgcaaagaatatataatatatctttaatatatatagataataaaatgctAATAAACAACAACAGtctatattaaaaagttatattaaatagaacatttgaacatttttaaatatgacaaCAAATAACGGTCAATTCATTTGTGGTGTTGTGCATTAATGTTTTTCTGGTAtaggatatttttaattttttttttaaagtctcTTATTGCGAATTAATCTAATTTCTACAGGTAATTCATTGAATGCGGATAAACCTTTACATTGGATGAAGTTGGATTAGAGAagagtttatatataaatatatagttgctTCAAATTAAAAACTTGAATAATGTCAAATAATTGCAAGGTAATTTGCAAGGTAATTATGTACTCCACACTCGGGCGAGAGAGGtccgttatttattttacattacagtTAAGCATACCAATTATCATTTACGCACACATTTACATATACtcgttcttaaaaaaaaatgtccattttAAATAGCGCGCGGAATGAAATGcccttaaaatgtaattttttatacaatttttaatttaaatttaatcatacaaGTCTCCAACATGaatccataaataatattcgtaccaataaattgtatcaaatattattctaatattaaaatcaaccgagtaaaattgattattttgaacCTAAAATTTgttatggtataataaatatgttggtTAAACGGAGTCACTCACGCGGGTATACACGTCCTATCTAATCGGAAACAGTacagttacaaaataattagctATAAAAAACTACAAAGAATAAGCGTGACCATCCCCTTAGGTCGAcgttatgataataatgaaaatataatctatacttttattatttacaaaatatttaaatatgtatttatttatgacaACATTCGGGATGGTAAGACAATATAATCATAATGCAATAAGTCGGTATTTAAACGTTAGGTTAGattcaatgtatataatatatatttttaaatcggtttAATGTATAACGGCACGCGTGAGTATTACGCCGACTACAAGTTTCATCGACGTACAGCTGATACTTTGTAGTACGGCGATCGCAGATTGAGGGCGTTGGCCGATTGCTGCAACACGGTCACGCAAACGCTTCCGATCATCATGAGTATTCCTGCGTAAACGTATACTCCCTGGCAGCTCGTGGCCGGCCGACCGTCGTTCTCCGGCCGCATGATATTTACTGGAAAACAGCGAATattcatatcatatatatttcaatataagaCCGATGTAAATTATTACCTTTAGAcggccattataaattataattggtattataattgttttaataatatacaatttaacccTTTCAGACCCAAATTAATATGGTTCATTACGGTTTTCATCGTGCggcgtaataaatattttgtcttGTGGTAATGGAGGAGGGGGTTCTGGGGATATGAATTTATCCATAACTGACTGACTTGAGATGATAAAATTgtgataatatcataataactaGGATTGGAATTTAAACGCACTATACGTTTTTTTTCTAGTGGTAATTAACTTTATGAGTTTACGACAGTCGTGCAAATCTCTTTCAAGActggtaaaatatatataatgagtattttgaacatttaattaggtttaaaattggtgttttttcatttttagattaatatttatacgcgtaaattgaaatgttaaaaatttcgTTTTAAGATTAATGTTGGTAGTTGACAattgtatagattattatattaactatactattttttttggaagcatttgcaaaaaaatatttattacattagtgTTTTATTTGACATGCCGACAAAATATACGTTATTCGTAGTTTACTATAggtataaacttaatttaatttgatttacttCACCTAACAGTAATCGATTTTATGactctattatataaaattgaacaagtttaatacatttttaaacattattattcaagaatatttaataaaataaaatttcattataatattatataatacatacccaCTCGGTCAGTCGGTTCAGGAATAATTACACTACGGTAACATGTattcaaaaacttaatttagaAAACAGACACATATTATGGTACGTCgcatatgatttatataatataggtacctacttataatctacccgcatagttaatatttaatttatgtaaacgaAAGCATTCATATCGTTCTATATCtcaatacctactaatattatatatattaaatacttatgattatataaaaaaaaaaatatgatatgtacCCGCTATCAGAATCCCGGCAAACGACGATACACCTCGGACCAATGAAATTTGTCCGCATACATTGTTAAATTTCTTAACCGGAAAAGCAGTGTACAGCACTACGTTTTGAATCGACTTGTAATATCCTGGAATATAGCGGAATGTAAATACCgtgtagtaaatataaataaatagcaatatattgttttactataaatttaaaatatttcgaattatctatataacgttatattatgctACATAACGTGTAAATCGTTTACATATTTGCACAGGATGACGTGGTTTCGTACTTTAtgttaaacacataatatacatgtagaatataataaaaatatttttttttttataattacgtaATTACGTGAATGATGATTGCAGAGGAGGCTGAATCATATTAAAGCATTATCGTATGTACACGGGTGATATAGCtatataagtaggtaagtaataatataggtaatgtgTACACTGCACTGTGTAGggcttattttatataataataatgtattaagatCCTCGGCGAGAATCGACAAAAGTAACAAGTGGACAATTGGAAAATggccatataattattattatacctatataaaagcgTTTATAGGTACTAAACACTTTATTGTTTGCTTGGAGACACCGAacgatattatagtataatgatgAATGGTCTGGACGGTTTTTATAACGACAGTCGATAATCACCAATCGATGACAAGAGAGtaaaatcaacatttatttaaaaaaaccaaatgataagtattttttactgtttaatattttgacatGCATTCGTTATTTATGTTatcataggtattaggtatatttattattcgcgATATTACATAAGTTTACCGAAAGTAACTCCAAAAAATCCAAAGTACGGCAATAGATTGGAAATATCATTGGTGGTCGTGGCGCATAGGAGCAACGATAGTCCATTAGCTATCAACACTAGGCCAACATGATACAGAGGTACTGGATCTGGTGACCTTCCGTGCATCACATGACCGAGTCCCCGACCATACAACAAACCAAAGCAGCCCGCCATAAGGGTAATCACTGCTTCTGCAGACGTCTTCTGACCCGAAAgacctatataataatgatacgtGGTATACGCTATGACTATTACATAACAGAGaaataattgtcattattattttggtacGACGCATAAATTATAAGGGCCCCGGTGccgattttcaaaattgtacacaattctataaaatttaaaaattatattttagtcacCACCTTAGTTATAACTTTTCCACAGATATACTGTAGGatgatacttatatatttttattttatatatagtttctTTTGATGCTGATGGGGGGGGGAGTTAcggtggtattatattatattaacaaaaattacatCACAGGAAAAACTCTCAGGCCTCGTAGAATTGTCGGATTTtgataactgatttttaatctGAAAGAAGAAGACTTTCTACAGCCCATATTattccaataaaaaatgtattttataagtcaaATTACATTAGCACAGGACGCCTTAATAGAaaacaaatgttattttgtatttgattaaCCATTGTaccttacctatatttaaatttataatagctgatttaaatttaattttgttgataaataaataaattaaaaataataatgaatgacgaaatacttttaatgtaataactaataattaataattagagcgCGAATTTTTATGCActaaaaagtatcaaaatatgccatataatatgcaacaaatatggaaatatacagaaaatatgcaataaaatttcaatatttacatcataaatttgtatatttaaatattataaaataggtattgtaaattaatgtgtttttttaattgtatttattattaaaatttataaaaataataataaatatgcaacaAATAGGCGAGAAAATGTCAATTAttcacataaaaatgtatacaatattaatagaaatatttatattgatacttatatttaaatattgtaaaaaaggtaggtacctatagtacctactataaattaatgtatttctttatattttatttattattaaaataaaatgaataaccatATGCATTTTCAGTTTTTCTTCAGTGAAGCTGTGACATTTATCcgtcaacatatttttaaataccgaGAACAATAATTGTTGGACGTCAACAGAAGCGGTTGGGGCATATTTGAAGCAATTTAGAATTGTTAGGTCTTGATAAATTTTTGCCCAATACTATTggcattaatatttagtaaaattactagatcattattttcatttgaaagatcatgtaattttgatttaagttCTGCCCCTTTAGTTAAGGTCGTAATCGATTAGTTATCTTATGTttcttcaattatattatttagtacatacctacaaaatgtatttttgatatttctactatatttctaataatatatatctaatatatttattatttaatcaaattttgttttactgatggtttaatattaatattttaagttcatcgtccattttaagtttgattattgtttatacaaaaagttatattatctagatatgcttataattatatttttaaactagtcTGCTCATCTTTATCTGGTCATTGTATACAATGTCCGGACAATATATACTTTTCTCTAGATTGGTTATTAAAATTGGACATTGTGTACAATACCCGATTTTCTACTTTGcctgtaatataattaagtaaacgtggattaataattttaagcagaataaaattaaatttaagtaggtatttatggatttaattgaaaataaaaatcatcatgAATGTTCTTTTGAAtgtaagataattataatatagtcgacTGTTGTTGATTTATctggacataatataatacctacctttAATGAACATGAATGGTACCAAACAGGCAGCGTGAATCAATGCCTCACTGACTACCATTAAGAGAAATTGTTCGTTGAACCAGATTGACATGTTAAACATACATTTCAAAACTCGATTTATGGCTATTGGGAATTTAAAACTGAACCATTTGCTCCTTTCTTCAACCACGTCAGCCACGGTATAAATACGAGTCATCGTCATCAGATATTCATtgtattcgatatttttatttttactctatagaaaatatatgaaattaaatataaataaataaatatgaatgcgTATAGACGTTTTACACGTATGCAGGATAGAatacgtaaaatgtataatatacgtgttttaatgatgattttaaaacaatttttttaagggTCTcgcaaatattatagttttaaagatAGATATGTCTTAGCAAAATTATTTGGTATCTCAAAAAcgtatagattttttaaatttcctaaaTATCACATCGATTGTAGTAAAAGCTATTTATCTATATGCGACATAAAgggatattatatgttttagtaCCGAATACAACCTTAATATTGGCCATCAACAATAAGGAGATGTTTCCGTCGTAGAGTACGTCATCTCTATACATCGGCCGACTACCTATTACACGGTTTTGGAACATGTTAGTGATATTTCGGACGCATAACCTCCGGTTTCGATATTCTTCATAGATCCAATTCGAATAGTTTAAATTTCGGACGGCATACTTCAGTGGTTTCGCATTCACGACTATCGGCATGCTCGCTAGAAACAAGCTCGTAAACAATCTGCAATAACAATAGCGATTAATGATATACTGGATCTACAGTAAAATGGTAAATTGCCAAACGCCTGTCATCATTTGTCaatcatattatcatacatacaGCATATTTTATGAGTATATTCACTTTTATATCGTACCTAA encodes the following:
- the LOC132924664 gene encoding uncharacterized protein LOC132924664 isoform X3, with protein sequence MEYCLSSHIVEHITYYSIFIYIGTYESVVYSRVQHPREFPGRMFKEPFSCAYINLYGFRYCLLIGSILSVAWLTLLCIIENTFTHEHYVLAIIGGIGMGMIKTSFFVLLSTLFVVKRHTAHLSLHLGSFTGMLIIPSITEFKLLVTADLKSALYVNLGIMCLTLVFWLFVSTPVTLKLDIDDGESIIDTTSPPRSRAETMAWNIENFHNVYTTLTVQDTIGDRKLFTSLFLASMPIVVNAKPLKYAVRNLNYSNWIYEEYRNRRLCVRNITNMFQNRVIGSRPMYRDDVLYDGNISLLLMANIKSKNKNIEYNEYLMTMTRIYTVADVVEERSKWFSFKFPIAINRVLKCMFNMSIWFNEQFLLMVVSEALIHAACLVPFMFIKGLSGQKTSAEAVITLMAGCFGLLYGRGLGHVMHGRSPDPVPLYHVGLVLIANGLSLLLCATTTNDISNLLPYFGFFGVTFGYYKSIQNVVLYTAFPVKKFNNVCGQISLVRGVSSFAGILIAVNIMRPENDGRPATSCQGVYVYAGILMMIGSVCVTVLQQSANALNLRSPYYKVSAVRR
- the LOC132924664 gene encoding uncharacterized protein LOC132924664 isoform X1, whose translation is MSSSLDKDNNIAEPSTSYVSSLEEPFVEFESSELNPNPSPKFDDAYLFVVLCPPDGGPWAIFTCTLGFLALLICDGICLSLILLDGRVGMVENLPPGTRTFEHLAVIYLFRYLTEPFSCAYINLYGFRYCLLIGSILSVAWLTLLCIIENTFTHEHYVLAIIGGIGMGMIKTSFFVLLSTLFVVKRHTAHLSLHLGSFTGMLIIPSITEFKLLVTADLKSALYVNLGIMCLTLVFWLFVSTPVTLKLDIDDGESIIDTTSPPRSRAETMAWNIENFHNVYTTLTVQDTIGDRKLFTSLFLASMPIVVNAKPLKYAVRNLNYSNWIYEEYRNRRLCVRNITNMFQNRVIGSRPMYRDDVLYDGNISLLLMANIKSKNKNIEYNEYLMTMTRIYTVADVVEERSKWFSFKFPIAINRVLKCMFNMSIWFNEQFLLMVVSEALIHAACLVPFMFIKGLSGQKTSAEAVITLMAGCFGLLYGRGLGHVMHGRSPDPVPLYHVGLVLIANGLSLLLCATTTNDISNLLPYFGFFGVTFGYYKSIQNVVLYTAFPVKKFNNVCGQISLVRGVSSFAGILIAVNIMRPENDGRPATSCQGVYVYAGILMMIGSVCVTVLQQSANALNLRSPYYKVSAVRR
- the LOC132924664 gene encoding uncharacterized protein LOC132924664 isoform X2; amino-acid sequence: MSSSLDKDNNIAEPSTSYVSSLEEPFVEFESSELNPNPSPKFDDAYLFVVLCPPDGGPWAIFTCTLGFLALLICDGICLSLILLDGRVGMVENLPPGTRTFEHLAVIYLFRYLTEPFSCAYINLYGFRYCLLIGSILSVAWLTLLCIIENTFTHEHYVLAIIGGIMCLTLVFWLFVSTPVTLKLDIDDGESIIDTTSPPRSRAETMAWNIENFHNVYTTLTVQDTIGDRKLFTSLFLASMPIVVNAKPLKYAVRNLNYSNWIYEEYRNRRLCVRNITNMFQNRVIGSRPMYRDDVLYDGNISLLLMANIKSKNKNIEYNEYLMTMTRIYTVADVVEERSKWFSFKFPIAINRVLKCMFNMSIWFNEQFLLMVVSEALIHAACLVPFMFIKGLSGQKTSAEAVITLMAGCFGLLYGRGLGHVMHGRSPDPVPLYHVGLVLIANGLSLLLCATTTNDISNLLPYFGFFGVTFGYYKSIQNVVLYTAFPVKKFNNVCGQISLVRGVSSFAGILIAVNIMRPENDGRPATSCQGVYVYAGILMMIGSVCVTVLQQSANALNLRSPYYKVSAVRR